In Harpia harpyja isolate bHarHar1 chromosome Z, bHarHar1 primary haplotype, whole genome shotgun sequence, a single window of DNA contains:
- the RFT1 gene encoding protein RFT1 homolog, translated as MASRDVLSQTTRLASSSALLQVLFRVVTFGLNAFTLRYLSRELIGVVNVRLTLLYSTVVFLAREAFRRACLSGSTKRNWTKTINLLWLTVPLGGFWSIFLGFVWLHLLEVPDPSVVPHYQAGVVAFGLSAIIELLGEPFWVLAQAHLFVRLKVIAESLSVVSKCILTVILVVLCPQWGLYVFSLAQLLYVSVLVTCYVTYFVMFLGSPEATKKSFPVARMKALLPNLVEDEAFVNWKEARLTWSFFKQSFLKQILTEGERYVMTFLNVLNFGDQGVYDIVNNLGSLVARFIFLPIEESFYVFFAKVLERGKNVKDQKQDDVAMAADVLELLLKLVLLIGLTITVFGYAYSQLALDIYGGSMLSSGTGPDLLRCYSLYVLFLAINGVTECFTFALMCKEEVDRYNFVMLALSFTFLCISYFLTQWHGSIGFILANCFNMGIRIAHSIHYIYDYFKESTYRPLTGLLPSPFLVLVYIISGVITGFSEVYFCCDKGWMARLIHISVGALCFAATIVTMFCTETKLIHFVRSQFLSRYMKKGT; from the exons ATGGCCTCGCGGGACGTGCTCAGCCAGACCACCCGGCTGGCCTCCTCCAGCGCTTTGCTGCAG GTGCTGTTCCGGGTGGTCACCTTCGGGCTGAACGCGTTCACTCTGCGCTACCTCTCCAGAGAGCTGATCGGCGTGGTCAACGtgag GCTAACTCTACTGTATTCAAcagttgtcttcctagccagggAGGCATTTCGCAGAGCTTGTTTGAGTGGAAGTACAAAACGAAACTGGACCAAAACAATTAATCTATTGTGGCTGAC AGTCCCTCTTGGTGGTTTTTGGTCTATTTTCTTGGGCTTCGTCTGGCTACACTTGCTTGAAGTACCTGATCCTTCTGTGGTTCCTCATTATCAGGCTGGTGTAGTGGCATTTGGTCTTTCTGCAATTATTGAGCTTCTGGGAGAACCGTTCTGGGTTTTAGCACAAGCTCATTTGTTTGTGAGACTTAAG GTTATTGCTGAAAGCCTTTCAGTAGTGTCAAAATGCATTTTGACAGTTATTTTAGTAGTCCTTTGTCCTCAGTGGGGCCTCTATGTTTTTTCCCTGGCTCAG CTCTTATATGTCAGTGTTCTGGTAACGTGCTATGTAActtattttgtgatgtttttggGGTCTCCTGAAGCAACAAAGAAGTCATTTCCAGTTGCTAGAATGAAAGCTTTATTACCTAACTTGGTGGAAGATGAG GCCTTTGTTAACTGGAAGGAAGCACGATTGACTTGGAGTTTCTTCAAACAATCCTTCTTGAAACAGATTTTGACAGAAG GTGAACGATATGTGATGACTTTTTTGAACGTGTTAAATTTTGGAGATCAGG gtgtataTGATATCGTGAATAATCTTGGTTCACTGGTGGCCAGGTTTATCTTTTTGCCTATTGAGGAGAGTTTTTATGTCTTTTTTGCTAAAGTGTTGGAAAGAGGGAAGAATGTAAAGGATCAGAAGCAG GATGATGTCGCTATGGCTGCAGATGTGTTAGAATTGCTGTTGAAACTTGTGCTTCTCATTGGCCTTACCATCACGGTTTTTGGCTATGCCTATTCTCAGCTGGCTCTGGATATTTATGGAGGCTCAATGCTCAGTTCTGGAACAG GTCCAGATCTCCTCCGATGTTACTCATTATATGTCCTATTTCTTGCTATCAATGGAGTAACGGAATGTTTTACATTTGCTTTGATGTGCAAAGAGGAGGTAGACAG gtaCAATTTTGTTATGCTGGCCTTGTCCTTCACATTTCTGTGCATCTCTTATTTCTTGACCCAGTGGCATGGCAGTATAGGCTTTATCCTTGCAAACTGCTTTAACATGGGTATTCGAATAGCTCACAGCATCCACTATATCTATGATTACTTCAAAGAAAGCACTTACAGACCTTTGACAGGCTTGCTCCCTTCACCGTTTTTGGTACTCGTTTATATCATAAGTGGAGTAATCACTGGTTTCTCAGAG GTATACTTCTGCTGCGATAAGGGTTGGATGGCAAGGCTGATTCACATCAGCGTGGGGGCTCTGTGCTTTGCAGCAACCATCGTTACTATGTTCTGCACAGAGACCAAGCTGATCCACTTTGTCAGAAGCCAGTTCCTCTCCCGGTATATGAAGAAAGGAACATGA